Genomic segment of Sinorhizobium meliloti:
TGAAGCTCGGCCTCGACGGCGGAGCGACGACCGATTCGCTCGATCCGGCAACCTATAGCGGTTCGGTATCTTTCGTGATCGGCCATCTCTGGGGCGACACGCTGGTCGAGTCCCATCCCGAGACAGGCGCTCCGCTGCCCGCGATCGCCTCCTCCTGGGAGTCGTCGGCGGATGCTTCGGTCTGGACGTTCAAGATCCGGAACGACATCGCTTTCCACGACGGCAAGAAACTCACCGTCGCAGACGTGATCGCAACGTTGAAGCGGCATTCCGACGAAGGCTCCAAGTCGGGAGCGCTCGGGCTGATGCGGTCCGTCAAGGCGATCGAGGAAAAAGCCGGTGACCTCGTCCTGACGCTGACGGAAGGCAATGCGGACCTGCCCCTCCTGCTGACCGACTATCATCTCATCATCCAGCCCGGCGGCGGCGTCGACAACCCCACCTCGCCGATCGGCACCGGCCCCTACAAGCTGGCAAGCTACGAGGCCGGCATCCGGGCAACCTTCGAGAAGAACACCGCCGACTGGCGTTCGGACCGCGGCTATGTCGACAGCGTCGAGATCATCGTCATGAACGACAACACGGCCCGCATTGCGGCGCTTTCCTCCGGGCAGGTGCATTTCATCAACGGCGTCGATCCGAAGACCGTGCCGCTGCTGAAGCGTGCACCCCGCGTCGAGATCCTGCAGACCTCGGGCAAGGGCTTCTACAGCTTCCTCATGCATTGCGACACGGCCCCCTTCGACAACAACGACCTGAGGCTCGCGCTGAAATATGCCATAGATCGGCAGGCTATTCTCGATCGCGTGCTCGGCGGCTACGGCACGCTCGGCAACGATTATCCGGTCAACGAAAACTACGCGCTGGCACCTGAAGGCATCGAGCAGCGCGCCTACGACCCCGACAAGGCGGCCTTCCATTACAAGAAGTCCGGCCACGACCGGCCGATCCTGCTGCGCACCTCCGATGCCGCCTTCCCGGGTGCGGTCGATGCTTCCGTCCTCTTCCAGGAAAGCGCCCGCAAGGCCGGGATCGAAATCGAAGTACGCCGGGAGCCGGAAGACGGCTACTGGACCAATGTCTGGAATGTCCAGCCGTTCTGCGCTTCCTACTGGGGCGGCCGCCCGAC
This window contains:
- a CDS encoding ABC transporter substrate-binding protein, whose product is MTEFTKRPDGLIVPAGINRRGFLAGTAALGLAAGIGSSIGLGEARAQEPKRGGHLKLGLDGGATTDSLDPATYSGSVSFVIGHLWGDTLVESHPETGAPLPAIASSWESSADASVWTFKIRNDIAFHDGKKLTVADVIATLKRHSDEGSKSGALGLMRSVKAIEEKAGDLVLTLTEGNADLPLLLTDYHLIIQPGGGVDNPTSPIGTGPYKLASYEAGIRATFEKNTADWRSDRGYVDSVEIIVMNDNTARIAALSSGQVHFINGVDPKTVPLLKRAPRVEILQTSGKGFYSFLMHCDTAPFDNNDLRLALKYAIDRQAILDRVLGGYGTLGNDYPVNENYALAPEGIEQRAYDPDKAAFHYKKSGHDRPILLRTSDAAFPGAVDASVLFQESARKAGIEIEVRREPEDGYWTNVWNVQPFCASYWGGRPTQDSRYSTSYLSSAEWNDTRFKREDFDKLLLQARSELDEAKRKELYHTMALMVRDEGGLILPVFNDYVNAASASLKGFVHDIGNDLSNGYVGSRVWFDS